Within Felis catus isolate Fca126 chromosome A1, F.catus_Fca126_mat1.0, whole genome shotgun sequence, the genomic segment CTCCTACTTAAGTATGCACAGAGGACTTTCCTGGTGTTCCTCTCAAGCCCCTACAAGGTCTTCTGTTACTATGTATGTCTTGTTGATACTGTGGGCtgtgggaaggaaaaagggaaaagtcCACTCTAAGTAGGAATTGAGGAACGTGGAAAAGCCCCTTCACCTATAAGAAAGCTTCATTTGGAAATGGGCAGTTTGTCCCTGTGCCGTGTGTTATAAACGTCTCTATGGGTTTCTTCCACAGACTTGgtaaaatgtctttcttcttGACATGGATCAAAGCTATTTTTATCACTGCCCTGGCATTTCCTCATTATTCTGGTGAGTACATTTTTTAGTACTGGATGAAGCATTTCACATTATCTTAGAAATGCAGCAAACAACTGCTATTATCTAGAAATGGAGGAGGTTGATTGATAGGGTttataaatctttaaattttttaaaaatgtttacttatttattgagagggacagagaatcctaggcaggctccaaactgtcagcacagagcccaactcagggcttgatgtCACGAATGATGAGATCATTACCGGAGCGGATATcaagactgagacacccaggtgcccctagggtgtATAAATCTTAAATTGACAAAATGAAACAGAGTATGTTAGAAATATCTTATAAAATTGCATCAGCGGTTTGCTTTATCTCATTTCCCACCTTAGAGAGGTGGAGACGAAGAGGTGGGTTACAATGAGTGGTAGAATTTAGATTTTGTTCATCTACAAATAAagatatttaccttttttttttttcctttttggaggtCAGATTCCATGGTTGCTAAAAGCAAAGTGTAAAAAGTAATGATGTCTTCTAGGTCTGACATTCCTTGAAAATCTAATTTGTTGTTTGCCAGCTCTAAATCAAGGCCTTGTGTAAGGAGAGAACTCATTGATTCCTCTGCTGACAACTTATGTTCCTTAAAGCCCAAGGTGGCCCATAAATTTCAGAATAAAGTAGCTTTGAGGTATTGGGTAGATCCCTGATATTATACCTGAGtactaattaattaaataataattaattttcatattaagtGACTTTTTGCAAAGCATGTAAATGGCACCAAGCAAACCATTGTCTTCTCCAACTAGGAtgtctcatctataaaaatggggggggggggggcggggaatggaaACAAACCACAACTATAGTATCTTTACAGGAGGGTTTGGTGattattaaataatacataagACTGTTTTCACAGAGTGAGATTAATTTGGGATTATGTttctatatttgaatttattttgtgaatttactGTTTTGATACTGCTGTAAAAGGCTCATCTCATTATTTGCAGGGTCCTTATTAGGCAATTTGCATAATACTTTGCTACTAAAATATATGGGTACTTCTCGCCAAAAACTCTAATggttttcccctcttcctcttcttatttttaatttgtgtgtttgtgggttGGTTGCAGAAACTGGTTTTGAACCTTCACCAGAAATTCGTAGACTCGTAAGTTAATACTCATTACTTTGGGAATTGAAAAGGTAAACCTTTAAGTTTTATTCTGTAAGTTTTAACAGCAAGTTATGCTATGTACAACAGGATGATTTTTCAGAAGTAACAAACAAACTGTGTTATTTATTACGCCAAGTTCAAGAAACAGAATCTTGCCAGCCATATAAAATCATTTGACATTAAAGACAAGGTAAAAATATCCCATTCCTTAAAAATTCCATTACTGGCCATAAGCCTTGTTATAGACAAGTGGCTGCTATGGATTAAGGGCTGTTTAAAGTAGAATTGTTTATCCTAGCAAAACAGGAAGattaaaaaaccaacaacccaaTTTTTCACGTAACAGTGGgtaaaataataattaccatACATTCACAGAGTGGATCCTTACatagaaatgaggaaaatgagctGCAGTTCCAAATGTGTGAACAGATAAAAGTTACAAAGACGTTTAAAAAGCAGGTTGTGTAAGAatacacatattatttatttatgtaaatagcCAGTGTTGCCGTCATTATGCACATTACATGCGTATCTATACGGttacatacacatatgcaaataTGCAAACACTCATATGTATGAATTCATACAAGTGTGGTGATAATCTGAAACTACCAGATTATCTAATAGTGAAACTATTGAGAAAGACAAGGGAAttgtaaaaaattgttttatgattTCTTGCAGTGTGAAATATGGTTGACTTTTAAACAGCCTAAGTTTAAGCTGCATGGGCCCacttatacacacatttttttacaAGACAGTGCAAtcctatgattttcttaaattttcttttctctagcttagtttattgtaagaatatcatatatagtatatataacatacaaaatatgtgttagctGGCTGTTTATATTATCCTAAGGCTTCTGCTCAACAGTAGGGTATTGGTAtctaagttttgggggagtcaaaagttatatgcggattttcaactgtgtgggaggggagggtctaTACCTCTAAGACCCTCACTGATCAAGGTTCAACTGGGGAAAATCTGATCCAAGTATGAGAAGAAGTGGAGGCAGAGTGGCTGAATTCCAAAAACATATTCAGCgatttgtatgttttttataaaaatagtgtTGGGTTCGTAGAAATAtactaataatattttatgtgtaaGTGGACCATGGGTaccttgatgtttatttttaaacctcaatatagaatatatttatttcattttggtgtaTGGCGTTTTGTATTAAGAATAAAGAACATTTGATTTAAAAAGTTCCTGATGCATTGTTTGTTGTCTCTTTGTGTTTAACAGCCAAAGTGTGATGTGTATGTACATCAATTACATTTTTGCACAAGAGAAATGGATCCAGTCTGTGCAACCAATGGCCAAACTTATTCCAATACATGCGTTTTCTGCAGTGAACTATTGTAAGAACACAAGACTAAATATGGCTCTtctgaaataataacaaaaccatCCTAAAATTATAGGAAAACCCATGTTTTTGATAGCCTCACCACAGAAAATAACTACTATCTCTGTAAA encodes:
- the LOC123379994 gene encoding sperm-associated acrosin inhibitor-like, whose translation is MSFFLTWIKAIFITALAFPHYSETGFEPSPEIRRLPKCDVYVHQLHFCTREMDPVCATNGQTYSNTCVFCSELFESGGAFDFSHYGRC